In Sporocytophaga myxococcoides, the DNA window CTGAAAAAAATTTGTATAATAGAAGGGCTGATGAATTGAGAAAGACTGGACCAGAAGTTAGAGAAAAACCTATTTATGAAAATAAAAAGAGAGTCAGGGAGCCAGTCAGAAACACCAATAGACGACCTAGAGAAAATTTTAAAAAAACTTCTGAAGACTCGGAAAGATCTGAGATTTGATTTAAGTGGTTTGTTATCAGTTATAAAAGCAAGAGAGACCGCCATTTGCGAGGCGGTCTCTCTTTTTATAAACGCTATGAGAATTATTTGCATTAAGGTATTTTACAATAATCTTGCCATATTTTTTAATAATTTTCAATATAAATGGAAAGTGGATAAAAAGTCCCAATTTGATCCATTTAAAAGGAACATATAAAGAACTAATCCGTTTAATTTTTTTCAAATGAATTTAATCTATTATATTAAAGAGTAGTTGATAGGACATTAGCTTTATATATTTTTAGCAGTGATTAGTAATCTGGAGAAAAAATACAAGTTTAAGGATCTTAAGATCTTTTCATCCACTGAAACAATGGATGGCAATACCAAAAAGTACAGACGGGTGTATGATACTAAAGAAATTACCTATTTGTATTGTGAGTTATCTTTTTACAATAAATTATTTGATGAAGCTGACTGGGAGGCTAAAATTAGTTTAAAAGCCTTTTCCCTAAATGAGACAGGAAGGAGAGAGCTTTGCAGTATTGATAGGAAAGTGGAAATTACCTCAGATCAGAATATAGTTATAATTAGGGAAGGTTGGGGTAATAAAGAGGAAGGAACTTTTTGGCTAAGAGGGGATTATGAGTGGGAAGCTTATATAGAAGATGAATTTGTAGGGGTAAAAAGTTTCTATGTTGAAAATGGTGGGATGGTTGATCAAAATCTAAATCCTTATTTTGAAGTAGATATTGTTCGCTTGTATGAGGGGCCCAATGAAGGTATAATTCCGGAACAGAGAAAATCTTATATCGAGTTTGATGCAAATGAATGCAGATTTATTTGGGTAGAGTTTAATATTATTAATAAACAGGCCCTTCCATGGTATTGTGAATTGTTTTTTAATTTTTACAACGATGCAGGGCAATTAAAAGGAAACACATCGGAACTTAAATATATAAATCCCGAAGATAGTTTTATAACCTTCACCACCGGTTGGGGCGCAGATAGCAAGGGGACATGGTATCATGATAAATATACACTAGAGGTTATTTTCATGGATCAGCTTATAGCTGTAATTCCATTTGAAGTGAAAGATGATTTTGTTGAAGGAATCCCTTTAGTTGATTTAAATTTTAATAATATTCCTCTTCCTATGTCTATTCAGGAAGAAAAGGGACCTTCTCTGGAAGAGCTCATGAAAAGCCTCCATGAAATGATAGGTCTTTCAGGTATTAAATCAAAGATTACAGATTATACTTCTTACCTCAAATTTTTACAGCTTAGAAAAGATCAGGGGTTTGAAGAAAATCAAAAAATAAGTCTTCACTCTGTCTTTCTTGGTAATCCGGGGACTGGCAAAACAACTATTGCTAAATTGCTTGGCCAGATTTATTTCAAACTTGGGCTCCTTTCCAAAGGTAAAGTTACTGAAGCTGGCCGAGCAGAACTTTGTGGCAAATATATTGGACAAACTGCTCCTCAGACAAAAGAAGTAATAGAAAAGGCAAGGGGGGGAGTCTTATTTATAGATGAGGCTTATTCTCTGGTCAGAGAAGGCGATACAGGACAGGACTTTGGCAGAGAGGTAATAGAAGTTTTACTAAAGGAGATGTCTGATGGCCCTGGAGATCTGGCAATTATTGTTGCTGGTTATCCGAAGGAAATGAACCATTTTCTGGCATCCAATCCTGGTCTAAAGTCTCGTTTCAATCTCTTATTCGAATTTCCTGATTATCTCCCTCAGGAGTTAATTCAAATTGCAGAACTGGCAGCTGAAAAAAGGTATGTTAAGTTTGCAGAAGATAGTAAGAAGTTTCTTTCAGAAAAATTAACAGAGGCTTACAGAAATAGAAGCAAGGCATTTGGAAATGCCCGTATGGTTACCGGTCTTGTAGAAGAAGCCAAAATGAATATGGGTTTAAGGGTTATGAAATCTCAAAACCCGGAAACATTGACTGCAGAGCAACTACAAACGATCGAACTGGAAGATGTAAAGCAATTATTTAAAAACTCTTCTTTAGTTTCTCCGGATATTCCTGTGGATGAGCTGCTTCTTCAGGAAGCTTTAAGTGAATTGAATAAACTGTCAGGACTTGAAGAAGTAAAAAATGATCTTCTAGAAATGGTAAAACTGGTTCGGTTTTATATCGAAACGGGAAGGGATGTATTAAATAAATTTTCACTTCATACTGTTTTCACTGGAAATCCCGGAACCGGTAAAACTTCAGTAGCAAGAATCATTTCAAAAATATATAAAGCTCTGGGAATATTAGAACGGGGACATCTGGTTGAAACGGACAGGCAGGGGCTTGTAGCTGGCTACATAGGACAAACTGCTATCAAAACGATGGAACAGATAGAGAAAGCTCATGGAGGCGTTTTATTTATTGATGAAGCCTATGCGCTTTCAGAAGGAGGAAACAGCGACTTTGGCAAAGAAGCAATAGAAACTCTTCTTAAGCAAATGGAGGATAAAAGAGGGCAGTTTATAGTAGTTGTAGCTGGCTATGTGGATAATATGAGAGTATTTATGGAAGCAAACCCAGGCTTAAAATCCAGATTTGATAAAGTTTTGGAATTTAATGATTATGAGCCTTCTGAATTATTTTCTATAGCACTTAATATGTTGGCAGAGGAAAATCTGACCCCTGATGAAGAGGCTTCTTTAAGGCTCAAGGAATATTTAAATTCAATCTTTTTGAAACGGGATAAGTTTTTTGGGAACGCCAGATCTGTTAGAAAGGTAATCAAAGAAGCTATCAGAAATCAGCATCTTAGGATGGCATCACTTTCTGGAGAAGAGAGAACCACTGAAGTACTTCAAATGCTGACAATAGAAGATGTAAAATCCTTTATTCCGGAAACCTATCAGCCAGCAGGACGAATAGGTTTCCGGTTAGGAAGTTAAATGATCTTTTACTGATTGAGGAATGCAGATAGCATCCATACTTGCTTTTCATGGTCTTCGATAAAGTCGTTGACCATATTATTAGTGCCGTCATCATGACCATCAGCCGTGAGTTTCATGATTTCCTTTTCTTTGAATATCAGGATGCTCAGATTTTGAAGAGTATCCTTTACGCAAGTTATTTCATCAGTAATATCTTTCATTTCTTTAATATCACTTGTTCTGATAAAATCAGAATAAGCATGCTTTGGAATAAATCCTAAAGCCCGGATTCTTTCCGCTATTTTATCAATATCCTCAAAAGATTGAGTATAGAGTTCTTCAAACTTTGGATGTAGAGCAAAGAA includes these proteins:
- a CDS encoding Dps family protein codes for the protein MMELNKIGIEVDVATEIAEKLNDLSANYHIFYQNVRGFHWNIKGKNFFALHPKFEELYTQSFEDIDKIAERIRALGFIPKHAYSDFIRTSDIKEMKDITDEITCVKDTLQNLSILIFKEKEIMKLTADGHDDGTNNMVNDFIEDHEKQVWMLSAFLNQ
- a CDS encoding AAA family ATPase, whose amino-acid sequence is MISNLEKKYKFKDLKIFSSTETMDGNTKKYRRVYDTKEITYLYCELSFYNKLFDEADWEAKISLKAFSLNETGRRELCSIDRKVEITSDQNIVIIREGWGNKEEGTFWLRGDYEWEAYIEDEFVGVKSFYVENGGMVDQNLNPYFEVDIVRLYEGPNEGIIPEQRKSYIEFDANECRFIWVEFNIINKQALPWYCELFFNFYNDAGQLKGNTSELKYINPEDSFITFTTGWGADSKGTWYHDKYTLEVIFMDQLIAVIPFEVKDDFVEGIPLVDLNFNNIPLPMSIQEEKGPSLEELMKSLHEMIGLSGIKSKITDYTSYLKFLQLRKDQGFEENQKISLHSVFLGNPGTGKTTIAKLLGQIYFKLGLLSKGKVTEAGRAELCGKYIGQTAPQTKEVIEKARGGVLFIDEAYSLVREGDTGQDFGREVIEVLLKEMSDGPGDLAIIVAGYPKEMNHFLASNPGLKSRFNLLFEFPDYLPQELIQIAELAAEKRYVKFAEDSKKFLSEKLTEAYRNRSKAFGNARMVTGLVEEAKMNMGLRVMKSQNPETLTAEQLQTIELEDVKQLFKNSSLVSPDIPVDELLLQEALSELNKLSGLEEVKNDLLEMVKLVRFYIETGRDVLNKFSLHTVFTGNPGTGKTSVARIISKIYKALGILERGHLVETDRQGLVAGYIGQTAIKTMEQIEKAHGGVLFIDEAYALSEGGNSDFGKEAIETLLKQMEDKRGQFIVVVAGYVDNMRVFMEANPGLKSRFDKVLEFNDYEPSELFSIALNMLAEENLTPDEEASLRLKEYLNSIFLKRDKFFGNARSVRKVIKEAIRNQHLRMASLSGEERTTEVLQMLTIEDVKSFIPETYQPAGRIGFRLGS